In Bradyrhizobium paxllaeri, the genomic stretch TTCACTCAACGACCTTCTGTCTGTGCGCGCGATCGCGCTGCCCGGTGCCGTCGTTCAAATCGTCGTCGCCAGCCTGATGGGACTGGGTCTCGCGCTGTTCATGGGATGGACCATTGGCGCCGGTCTGGTCTTTGGGCTTGCCCTGTCGGTCGCAAGCACCGTGGTCTTGCTGCGGGCCATGCAGGAGCGCCGGCTGATGGAGACCGAGCGAGGCCGCATAGCGGTCGGCTGGTTGATCGTGGAAGACCTTGCAATGGTGCTCGCGCTCGTCCTGCTTCCGGCGTTGGCTGGCTTGCAGGGCGCGAACAGCAACACGATCCCGGCGGACCGGCTGGCATCCTGGCTCGGGATGGGGTTCGGCGGGGTGCTGTTACTCACCGTTGCAAAGGTCGTGGTCTTCGTTGGCGTCATGCTGATTGTCGGACGGCGCGTTATTCCCTGGATCCTTCACTACATCGCGCATACCGGCTCGCGGGAGCTGTTCCGCCTCGCCGTTCTCGCAATCGCCCTCACGGTGGCATTCGGATCGGCGAAGCTGTTCGGCGTTTCTCTTGCACTCGGCGCGTTTTTCGCCGGAATGATTCTCAGCGAAAGTGCCCTGAGCCAGCGAGCGGCCCAGGAAACATTGCCATTGCGCGATGCCTTTGCCGTGCTGTTCTTTGTCTCCGTCGGCATGTTGTTCAATCCGGCGAGCCTGCTGCACGAGCCCTGGCCATTGCTCGCCACGCTCTTCATCATCATCGTTGGAAAATCGGTAGCCGCGTTCCTGATTGTGCTCGCCTTTCGTCATCCGGTCGGAACGGCTTTAACGATCTCGGCCAGTCTCGCCCAGATAGGGGAATTCTCGTTCATTCTGGCCGAACTTGGCGTGAAACTGAACCTGCTGCCGACGGCAGGACGCGACCTTATTCTGGCCGGCGCAATCCTCACCATCATGCTCAATCCCCTGATCTTCGCCGCCGTCGATTGGTTGTCCCGACGCCTTGAGCGACCGCCCGGTCGCGGCGACGTTGATGTTTTCGGCCCCGACGTAAACGCGGGACAGGTGACCGCATCGGCGAAATCATCCGCGGCGCCCGAGGCTACGCGATTGACAGGTCACACAATACTCGTCGGCCATGGCCGCGTCGGCAGCATTGTTGCCGATGCCTTGAAGAAGAGCAGTCAGCCGTTCCTCATTATCGAGGATGCAGACAATGTCGTTGCGAGGCTGCGCGAGAGTAACTTCGAGACCATCGTTGGAAATGCCGCACGTTCCGATGTCCTGAAATCCGCCAATCTCGAAGGCGCGCGATATCTACTGATTGCGATACCGGAAGCATTCGAGGCAGGGCAGATCGTGCAGCAGGCTCGCGGGGCCAATCCGGGCATCCAGATCATCGCACGCGCCCATTCGGATGCCGAAGTCGATCACCTGAGGTCACTCGGCGCCGATCTCATCATCATGGGAGAGCGGGAGATTGCGCTCGGAATTATTCATAACCTGTTCGAGTGGC encodes the following:
- the ybaL gene encoding YbaL family putative K(+) efflux transporter encodes the protein MPHDTPLIATIVAGLGLAFVFGAIAQRLRIPPLVGYLLAGVAAGPFTPGYVADQALATELAEIGVILLMFGVGLHFSLNDLLSVRAIALPGAVVQIVVASLMGLGLALFMGWTIGAGLVFGLALSVASTVVLLRAMQERRLMETERGRIAVGWLIVEDLAMVLALVLLPALAGLQGANSNTIPADRLASWLGMGFGGVLLLTVAKVVVFVGVMLIVGRRVIPWILHYIAHTGSRELFRLAVLAIALTVAFGSAKLFGVSLALGAFFAGMILSESALSQRAAQETLPLRDAFAVLFFVSVGMLFNPASLLHEPWPLLATLFIIIVGKSVAAFLIVLAFRHPVGTALTISASLAQIGEFSFILAELGVKLNLLPTAGRDLILAGAILTIMLNPLIFAAVDWLSRRLERPPGRGDVDVFGPDVNAGQVTASAKSSAAPEATRLTGHTILVGHGRVGSIVADALKKSSQPFLIIEDADNVVARLRESNFETIVGNAARSDVLKSANLEGARYLLIAIPEAFEAGQIVQQARGANPGIQIIARAHSDAEVDHLRSLGADLIIMGEREIALGIIHNLFEWQARNPATQG